From a region of the Triticum aestivum cultivar Chinese Spring chromosome 7D, IWGSC CS RefSeq v2.1, whole genome shotgun sequence genome:
- the LOC123169557 gene encoding uncharacterized protein produces MVESRSTIAFFGTFRPAVALDLFSVPVNPTTSSAPDEQRLTDGKSYNQNGQAITPAALKELLARNSPALAGVATPDDVDKGRVTGIVFVSERDNGLETLHVALCAAGKTTVVSLADIYGTDTFGGVRMEDSGCLAGGFEVGGRTVGHSLVYVSTKQPAAARRTPWTVVYKTNLADGRTERLTPPDQYDLNPAVSPSGKRVAVANFRFNQWTGEIGRLKTDIVVMNVDRQAQGGLGRSVLIKDGGWPTWGSDTVIFFHRGVDTIDKASGRTNTAWGVYRYDLTTKDDPVKVTPDGIQAMTPAAISETKVAVAVTREGTRIAIAVVDRDKKEQYRHIEIYDYEVGKLASPVIITHSTVLNGFADHYSPFVLDGGTRVGFHRCITDKENTAAPENFSKLQSPPTQKDVGIYRMAGVFPSINKAGTKITYVDNEFKTVWVADEKHGPREAHKNKDSNKILSTTWNQGTDKDTGEEKDIVYFCVGTAFSTDCIEICALEGASELEHNDRRMKTLTNGKYNNAFPSSNKDGTKLVFRSTRNRMGKPEDVKYKNLYIMEDADEGEWGSGTVTQLTDGPWTDSHCTWSPTDDWIVFSSSRDRAPGAPDRDILDAGFFSIFLVLATDPSVLVRVMHSADSLAGHVCHPVFSPFKDSIVVTSDIAGVSADPVSLPIFIHSVRPYGDIFTINLRDKNDIMKNKDIMEFDRITHTRYEYSTPTWTKDLGDDLNNKWKTAGRGAAECPAGRC; encoded by the exons ATGGTGGAGAGCCGCAGCACCATCGCCTTCTTCGGGACCTTCAGGCCAGCGGTGGCGCTGGACCTCTTCTCAGTCCCAGTGAACCCGACGACATCGTCTGCACCGGACGAGCAGCGCCTCACCGACGGTAAGTCGTACAACCAAAACGGCCAGGCCATCACGCCCGCGGCTCTCAAGGAGCTCCTGGCCAGGAACAGCCCCGCGCTGGCCGGCGTTGCCACTCCGGATGACGTGGACAAGGGCCGTGTCACCGGCATCGTCTTTGTCTCCGAGAGGGACAACGGCCTGGAGACGCTCCATGTGGCCCTGTGCGCCGCAGGCAAGACCACGGTGGTGTCGCTTGCCGACATCTACGGCACCGACACCTTCGGTGGGGTCCGAATGGAGGACAGCGGCTGCTTGGCCGGTGGCTTCGAGGTGGGCGGTCGCACCGTCGGGCACTCGCTGGTGTACGTGTCCACCAAGCAGCCGGCGGCGGCACGGCGCACTCCGTGGACCGTGGTGTACAAGACCAACCTTGCCGACGGCAGGACGGAGCGCCTCACTCCGCCGG ATCAATACGACCTGAACCCGGCCGTGTCGCCGTCCGGGAAGAGGGTGGCGGTGGCCAACTTCCGGTTCAACCAGTGGACCGGCGAGATCGGCCGACTCAAGACGGATATCGTGGTGATGAACGTGGACCGGCAGGCGCAGGGTGGGCTTGGGCGCAGCGTCCTCATCAAGGACGGCGGGTGGCCGACGTGGGGCAGCGACACCGTCATCTTCTTCCACCGAGGGGTGGATACCATAGACAAAGCCAGTGGGAGGACCAATACTGCCTGGGGCGTGTACCGGTACGACCTCACCACCAAGGACGACCCCGTCAAGGTGACCCCTGACGGCATCCAAGCCATGACTCCGGCGGCCATCAGCGAGACCAAGGTGGCGGTGGCCGTCACCCGGGAGGGTACCCGGATAGCGATAGCGGTCGTGGATCGCGATAAAAAGGAACAGTACCGCCACATCGAGATCTATGACTATGAGGTCGGTAAGCTTGCCAGCCCGGTGATAATCACCCATAGCACGGTGCTCAATGGGTTTGCAGATCACTACAGCCCGTTCGTGCTAGACGGGGGCACCCGTGTCGGTTTCCACCGCTGCATAACCGACAAGGAGAATACTGCCGCTCCGGAGAACTTCAGCAAGCTGCAGAGCCCGCCGACGCAAAAGGACGTCGGGATCTACCGGATGGCCGGCGTGTTCCCGAGCATCAACAAGGCGGGCACCAAGATCACCTACGTGGACAACGAGTTCAAAACCGTGTGGGTCGCTGACGAAAAGCACGGGCCGCGAGAAGCCCATAAG AACAAGGACAGCAACAAAATCTTGTCCACTACGTGGAACCAAGGCACGGACAAGGACACGGGCGAGGAAAAGGACATCGTCTACTTCTGCGTGGGCACGGCCTTCAGCACCGACTGCATAGAGATCTGTGCCCTCGAGGGTGCCTCCGAGCTAGAGCACAATGACAGGAGAATGAAGACCCTcaccaacggcaagtacaacaacgcCTTCCCGTCGAGCAACAAGGATGGGACCAAGTTGGTGTTCCGGTCGACGCGCAACAGAATGGGTAAGCCTGAGGACGTCAAGTACAAGAACCTCTACATCATGGAGGACGCGGACGAAGGGGAGTGGGGTTCAGGCACGGTGACGCAGCTCACCGACGGGCCCTGGACCGACAGCCACTGCACCTGGTCGCCCACCGATGACTGGATCGTCTTCTCCTCCTCCCGCGACAGGGCGCCCGGCGCGCCGGACAGGGACATCCTCGATGCCGGCTTTTTCTCTATCTTCCTCGTCCTAGCCACCGACCCCAGTGTGTTGGTGCGGGTCATGCACAGCGCCGACTCCCTGGCCGGCCATGTCTGTCACCCCGTCTTCAGCCCCTTCAAGGACAGCATCGTCGTCACCTCCGACATCGCCGGCGTCTCCGCCGACCCGGTCTCTTTGCCCATCTTCATCCACTCCGTCAGGCCCTACGGTGACATCTTCACCATCAACCTCCGCGACAAAAATGACATCATGAAGAACAAGGATATCATGGAGTTCGACCGCATCACGCACACCCGCTACGAGTACTCTACGCCCACCTGGACCAAGGATTTGGGTGACGACCTCAACAACAAGTGGAAAACCGCCGGTAGAGGTGCGGCGGAGTGCCCCGCCGGGCGGTGCTAG